One Pseudorasbora parva isolate DD20220531a chromosome 4, ASM2467924v1, whole genome shotgun sequence genomic region harbors:
- the mrpl39 gene encoding 39S ribosomal protein L39, mitochondrial, with the protein MAARTVCQMLQRRLASSAAAARLSSAELRSRRSALFSEEQSRQRALYPRTEKIEVTLRGPGLQGALLVMNRGHSTPHSCTRHLTEWHVKSSALALVDGQPWHMHRPLTRSCDLTLLTFKDEDPQIVNQAYWRSCASLLGHVLDAAFKDEFSVELLKLPEVPVTAGAFCCDLVLDSRLDSWTPSEENLRSLTREALQLVSKDLPWEPLDVSPPVALEIFSHSRCKQEEVEERAAQSQNGMVSLYRCGDHVTPSRGPLVSRTGLCSQYEVTSVHTLGESTWGVRRRAQGLSLPVNLTANHTVWRKLRKRAERLVETPSPSTVTPPPITEAPPHLITEAPPPPQ; encoded by the exons ATGGCTGCTCGGACAGTGTGTCAGATGCTTCAGCGCC gtctggcGTCGAGCGCAGCGGCCGCACGTCTTTCGTCTGCAGAACTGCGCAGTCGCCGCAGCGCTCTGTTCTCTGAGGAGCAGTCGCGTCAGAGGGCTCTGTATCCGCGCACAGAGAAGATCGAGGTGACCCTGCGGGGGCCCGGCCTACAGGGGGCGCTGCTGGTCATGAACCGTGGCCATTCCACGCCGCACAGCTGCACGCGCC ATCTGACGGAGTGGCATGTGAAGAGTTCTGCTCTGGCTCTGGTGGACGGGCAGCCGTGGCACATGCACCGACCTTTGACCCGCTCCTGTGACCTCACCCTCCTCACCTTTAAAGATGAAGACCCTCAGATAGTCAATCAG gcgTACTGGCGCTCCTGTGCGTCTCTTCTGGGTCATGTGCTCGACGCAGCGTTTAAGGACGAGTTTAGCGTCGAGCTGCTGAAGCTTCCAGAAGTGCCAG TGACCGCCGGTGCGTTCTGCTGTGATCTGGTTCTGGACTCTCGCTTGGACTCCTGGACGCCTTCAGAG GAGAATCTGCGCAGTTTAACCCGTGAAGCGCTGCAGCTCGTCAGTAAAGATCTGCCGTGGGAACCGCTGGATGTTTCGCCGCCTGTGGCGCTGGAGATCTTCTCTCAcagcag gTGTAAACAGGAGGAAGTTGAAGAGAGAGCGGCTCAAAGTCAGAATGGGATGGTCTCGTTatacag GTGCGGCGATCATGTGACCCCGAGCAGAGGTCCTCTAGTGTCCCGCACGGGTCTGTGCTCTCAGTATGAGGTCACGTCTGTCCATACGCTGGGAGAAAGCACATGGGGCGTCCGACGAAGGGCTCAGGGCCTCTCACTGCCCGTCAACCTGACC GCGAATCACACAGTGTGGAGGAAGCTGCGCAAACGAGCAGAAAGACTA GTGGAGACTCCCTCACCCTCGACAGTGACTCCTCCCCCTATCACGGAGGCCCCGCCCCACCTTATTACTGAGGCCCCGCCCCCTCCGCAGTAA